One Phaseolus vulgaris cultivar G19833 chromosome 11, P. vulgaris v2.0, whole genome shotgun sequence genomic window carries:
- the LOC137809023 gene encoding uncharacterized mitochondrial protein AtMg00810-like, whose translation MAIYTKKFICNHHLACLSLHLNMFANFNDPFMDFAKLVGSDTNKLTAILVYVDELVLTGNNIEEINHITAILHQQFKIKNLDDLTYFLGLEVARNSSGLHLIQQKYVLDLLHETRILDSAPVPTPMIHSSRLKSSEGILFYEKDSSTYRRLIGRLIYLTNTRPDITFSVNNLSQFLSSPTKAHQQAFFRILRYLKGNPSSSIFLHRNSPIHLRAYSDSNWATCPDTRKSVTGFSIFLGESLISWKSKKQQTISKILSEAEYRALATTTYELQWNSIHSTSHSFL comes from the exons ATGGCGATCTACACGAAGAAGTTTATATGCAATCACCACCTCGCTTGTTTGTCCCTACATCTCAACATGTTTGCAAACTTCAATGATCCCTTTATGGACTTCGCCAAGCTGGTAGGCAGTG ATACAAACAAACTAACTGCTATCCTTGTCTATGTTGATGAACTTGTACTTACTGGAAACAACATCGAGGAAATCAATCACATTACCGCCATACTACATCAACAATTCAAGATCAAGAACCTTGACGATCTCACATACTTTCTAGGACTTGAAGTTGCCCGAAACAGCAGTGGTTTACATCTCATTCAACAAAAATATGTTCTGGATCTTCTCCATGAGACAAGAATATTAGATTCTGCTCCAGTGCCCACTCCAATGATCCACTCCTCTCGATTGAAATCTTCTGAAGGCATTCTCTTTTATGAGAAAGACTCTTCCACATATCGTCGTTTGATTGGCAGACTTATTTATCTCACTAACACAAGACCAGACATCACTTTCAGTGTAAACAACCTCAGCCAGTTTCTCTCATCTCCAACTAAAGCTCATCAACAAGCTTTTTTTCGTATTCTCCGCTATCTCAAAGGCAATCCAAGTTCTAGTATCTTCCTTCACCGCAACAGCCCCATACATCTACGTGCCTATAGTGATTCGAACTGGGCTACCTGTCCTGACACCAGAAAATCTGTAACTGGTTTCTCCATTTTTTTGGGAGAGTCTCTCATTTCGtggaaatcaaagaaacaaCAGACTATCTCTAAGATCTTGTCTGAGGCCGAGTACAGGGCACTTGCCACTACCACTTATGAGTTACAATGGAATTCCATACACTCAACCAGCCACTCTTTTTTGTGA